The proteins below come from a single Malus domestica chromosome 03, GDT2T_hap1 genomic window:
- the LOC103421472 gene encoding methyl-CpG-binding domain-containing protein 7-like isoform X1 — MKKGKSSESQTVPLRTMRPAEEHEEPFNCKRQLQLVTTSPFRLPDDWFVEEKRRPLSNICNPGKIDRYYIEADTGLRFRSLPAVQRYLTEGQTETFTKRLKPGSECLVSSRIQKVVNPKHKQITPCTTRRTSSSFKLPDGWEIEEKPRRKSRVIDKTYIEPVTGRQFRSLVAVERYLTEANEEVPLKALMPATKSSISSGSCHQKTKSSAESEPQNVGSSSLKRNISGENDRPSELNFGRPPAKVKWVLRRPGGNMWNPVIDDSKVPDSVKQSWSESFKSSLSGGNISAPIL; from the exons ATGAAGAAGGGAAAATCGTCAGAGTCGCAGACAGTTCCTCTTCGGACAATGAGGCCGGCGGAAGAACACGAAGAACCCTTCAATTGCAAAAGGCAATTGCAATTGGTCACCACATCACCCTTCAGACTCCCCGATGATTGGTTCGTTGAGGAAAAGCGCCGTCCCCTCAGCAACATTTGCAACCCCGGCAAAATCGACAGG TATTACATTGAGGCTGATACGGGACTGAGGTTTCGTTCACTGCCTGCTGTACAGAGATACCTAACTGAAGGGCAAACCGAAACATTTACCAAGAGATTAAAACCAGGCAGTGAATGCCTTGTGAGTTCTAGGATCCAAAAAGTTGTCAATCCAAAACAT AAGCAAATTACACCATGCACCACCAGGAGAACTTCTTCATCCTTTAAACTACCTGATGGTTGGGAAATTGAGGAAAAGCCACGAAGGAAGTCTCGTGTCATAGACAAG ACTTATATCGAGCCAGTTACTGGAAGGCAGTTCCGTTCGCTAGTAGCAGTTGAGAGATACCTaacagaagcaaatgaagaagttCCACTCAAGGCATTGATGCCTGCCACCAAGTCTAGT ATATCGAGTGGCTCTTGCCATCAGAAGACAAAAAGTTCGGCTGAAAGCGAGCCCCAGAATGTTGGTTCTAGTTCTCTGAAAAGAAATATTTCCGGTGAGAATGATAGACCCTCCGAGCTCAATTTTGGCAGGCCACCGGCAAAAGTTAAATGGGTCCTCCGTCGTCCTGGAGGGAATATGTGGAATCCCGTCATTGACGATTCTAAGGTCCCGGATTCTGTAAAGCAGAGCTGGTCCGAGAGTTTCAAATCATCCCTCTCTGGTGGAAATATCAGTGCACCAATTCTATAA
- the LOC103421472 gene encoding methyl-CpG-binding domain-containing protein 7-like isoform X2: protein MKKGKSSESQTVPLRTMRPAEEHEEPFNCKRQLQLVTTSPFRLPDDWFVEEKRRPLSNICNPGKIDRYYIEADTGLRFRSLPAVQRYLTEGQTETFTKRLKPGSECLKQITPCTTRRTSSSFKLPDGWEIEEKPRRKSRVIDKTYIEPVTGRQFRSLVAVERYLTEANEEVPLKALMPATKSSISSGSCHQKTKSSAESEPQNVGSSSLKRNISGENDRPSELNFGRPPAKVKWVLRRPGGNMWNPVIDDSKVPDSVKQSWSESFKSSLSGGNISAPIL from the exons ATGAAGAAGGGAAAATCGTCAGAGTCGCAGACAGTTCCTCTTCGGACAATGAGGCCGGCGGAAGAACACGAAGAACCCTTCAATTGCAAAAGGCAATTGCAATTGGTCACCACATCACCCTTCAGACTCCCCGATGATTGGTTCGTTGAGGAAAAGCGCCGTCCCCTCAGCAACATTTGCAACCCCGGCAAAATCGACAGG TATTACATTGAGGCTGATACGGGACTGAGGTTTCGTTCACTGCCTGCTGTACAGAGATACCTAACTGAAGGGCAAACCGAAACATTTACCAAGAGATTAAAACCAGGCAGTGAATGCCTT AAGCAAATTACACCATGCACCACCAGGAGAACTTCTTCATCCTTTAAACTACCTGATGGTTGGGAAATTGAGGAAAAGCCACGAAGGAAGTCTCGTGTCATAGACAAG ACTTATATCGAGCCAGTTACTGGAAGGCAGTTCCGTTCGCTAGTAGCAGTTGAGAGATACCTaacagaagcaaatgaagaagttCCACTCAAGGCATTGATGCCTGCCACCAAGTCTAGT ATATCGAGTGGCTCTTGCCATCAGAAGACAAAAAGTTCGGCTGAAAGCGAGCCCCAGAATGTTGGTTCTAGTTCTCTGAAAAGAAATATTTCCGGTGAGAATGATAGACCCTCCGAGCTCAATTTTGGCAGGCCACCGGCAAAAGTTAAATGGGTCCTCCGTCGTCCTGGAGGGAATATGTGGAATCCCGTCATTGACGATTCTAAGGTCCCGGATTCTGTAAAGCAGAGCTGGTCCGAGAGTTTCAAATCATCCCTCTCTGGTGGAAATATCAGTGCACCAATTCTATAA
- the LOC103421446 gene encoding methyl-CpG-binding domain-containing protein 7-like isoform X1 encodes MMKGESSQSEPIPLLTIRPGEEGEEPRSSGRKRQLQLQLVTPSRSFKLPEGWLVEEKPRPPSSSRPGHTHIDKYYYEPGTGLKFRSLAAVQRYLTEGQIEQHTRRSKPGNECTVLITPRTRRTSSSFVLPDGWEVEEKPRSNINYSGYVDRYYIEPGTRKRFRSLLSVERYLTEANEDAPLKALMPANKSSLSPGSGFQKMNNLGEILSQKVISGSVRRNLSGDYDAPSNPSPPAKVNWVLGGPGGNMWNAFMDDSKVPDSVKQKWSETFVSSVSGENVSVPRF; translated from the exons ATGATGAAGGGGGAATCGTCACAGTCGGAGCCGATTCCGCTGCTAACAATAAGgccaggggaagaaggagaagaacccAGAAGCAGTGGCAGAAAAAGGCAACTGCAATTGCAATTGGTCACCCCCTCACGGTCATTCAAACTTCCCGAGGGTTGGCTGGTCGAGGAAAAGCCCCGTCCCCCTAGCTCTTCCCGCCCGGGCCATACCCATATCGACAAG TATTACTATGAGCCTGGCACGGGACTGAAGTTTCGTTCACTGGCAGCTGTTCAGAGATACCTAACAGAAGGGCAAATCGAACAACATACCAGAAGATCAAAACCAGGCAATGAGTGTACT GTGCTGATTACACCACGCACCAGGAGGACCAGTTCATCCTTTGTACTACCTGATGGTTGGGAAGTTGAGGAGAAGCCACGGAGCAATATTAATTATTCTGGTTATGTAGACAGG TATTATATTGAGCCAGGGACTAGAAAGCGGTTCCGTTCTTTATTATCTGTTGAGAGGTACCTaacagaagcaaatgaagatgcTCCACTCAAGGCATTGATGCCTGCCAACAAGTCTAGT CTTTCGCCTGGCTCTGGCTTTCAAAAGATGAACAATTTGGGCGAGATCCTGTCCCAGAAAGTTATTTCTGGTTCTGTGAGGAGAAATCTTTCGGGCGATTATGATGCACCCTCCAATCCCAGCCCTCCAGCAAAAGTTAATTGGGTCCTCGGCGGTCCTGGCGGGAATATGTGGAACGCCTTCATGGACGACTCTAAGGTCCCGGATTCTGTAAAGCAAAAATGGTCCGAGACTTTTGTATCATCCGTCTCTGGTGAAAACGTGAGCGTGCCAAGGTTTTAA
- the LOC103421446 gene encoding methyl-CpG-binding domain-containing protein 7-like isoform X2 yields MMKGESSQSEPIPLLTIRPGEEGEEPRSSGRKRQLQLQLVTPSRSFKLPEGWLVEEKPRPPSSSRPGHTHIDKVLITPRTRRTSSSFVLPDGWEVEEKPRSNINYSGYVDRYYIEPGTRKRFRSLLSVERYLTEANEDAPLKALMPANKSSLSPGSGFQKMNNLGEILSQKVISGSVRRNLSGDYDAPSNPSPPAKVNWVLGGPGGNMWNAFMDDSKVPDSVKQKWSETFVSSVSGENVSVPRF; encoded by the exons ATGATGAAGGGGGAATCGTCACAGTCGGAGCCGATTCCGCTGCTAACAATAAGgccaggggaagaaggagaagaacccAGAAGCAGTGGCAGAAAAAGGCAACTGCAATTGCAATTGGTCACCCCCTCACGGTCATTCAAACTTCCCGAGGGTTGGCTGGTCGAGGAAAAGCCCCGTCCCCCTAGCTCTTCCCGCCCGGGCCATACCCATATCGACAAG GTGCTGATTACACCACGCACCAGGAGGACCAGTTCATCCTTTGTACTACCTGATGGTTGGGAAGTTGAGGAGAAGCCACGGAGCAATATTAATTATTCTGGTTATGTAGACAGG TATTATATTGAGCCAGGGACTAGAAAGCGGTTCCGTTCTTTATTATCTGTTGAGAGGTACCTaacagaagcaaatgaagatgcTCCACTCAAGGCATTGATGCCTGCCAACAAGTCTAGT CTTTCGCCTGGCTCTGGCTTTCAAAAGATGAACAATTTGGGCGAGATCCTGTCCCAGAAAGTTATTTCTGGTTCTGTGAGGAGAAATCTTTCGGGCGATTATGATGCACCCTCCAATCCCAGCCCTCCAGCAAAAGTTAATTGGGTCCTCGGCGGTCCTGGCGGGAATATGTGGAACGCCTTCATGGACGACTCTAAGGTCCCGGATTCTGTAAAGCAAAAATGGTCCGAGACTTTTGTATCATCCGTCTCTGGTGAAAACGTGAGCGTGCCAAGGTTTTAA
- the LOC103421457 gene encoding protein ALP1-like, giving the protein MGPVRGIKKRKKADNKGEENASGSGSSEKEGPVDWWDEFSRRINGVQFPSKVLDKFESVFKLSRKTFDYICSLVSEDMMAKSAHFVFTSGKPLSLHDQVAVALRRLSSGESLVTIGDSFGVNHSTVSQVTWRFVEAMEERGLHHLQWPSTEAEMTEVKSKFQKIRGFPNCCGVVDTTHIMMCLPASDPTSNAWLDQEKNHSMVLQAIVDPDMRFRDIVTGWPGKMKDWSVFQSSNFYQLCERGERLNGKRLELSTGLDIREYIIGDLGFPLLPYLVIPYEGKELPEPKAQFNKRHYATQKVAQRALVRLKDRWRIIQGVMWRPDKHRLPRIILVCCLLHNIVIDMEDGVQDDMPQSHKHDSEYRQQICGTVDINGVHLREKLLFSDEC; this is encoded by the exons ATGGGTCCTGTGAGGGGGattaagaagagaaagaaggctGACAACAAGGGTGAGGAGAATGCTTCTGGTTCCGGGTCATCAGAGAAGGAAGGTCCTGTGGATTGGTGGGATGAATTCTCCAGGAGAATCAATG GTGTGCAGTTTCCGTCCAAGGTATTAGACAAGTTTGAATCAGTTTTTAAGCTTTCCAGGAAAACCTTTGACTACATCTGTTCGCTGGTGAGTGAAGATATGATGGCTAAGTCAGCACATTTTGTGTTTACAAGCGGTAAACCCTTGTCTTTGCACGATCAAGTAGCTGTAGCCTTAAGAAGATTGAGCTCTGGTGAGTCATTGGTGACAATTGGTGATTCGTTTGGGGTGAACCACTCAACTGTGTCTCAAGTTACCTGGCGTTTTGTTGAAGCTATGGAAGAAAGAGGACTTCACCACCTGCAATGGCCTTCCACTGAAGCAGAAATGACAGAAGTTAAATCCAAGTTTCAGAAAATACGAGGCTTTCCTAATTGTTGCGGTGTCGTTGATACCACCCACATCATGATGTGTTTGCCTGCTTCAGACCCCACAAGTAATGCCTGGCTCGACCAAGAGAAGAATCACAGCATGGTCTTGCAAGCCATTGTTGATCCTGACATGAGGTTTCGGGACATAGTCACCGGATGGCCAGGAAAAATGAAGGACTGGTCGGTGTTTCAGAGTTCAAACTTTTATCAACTCTGTGAGAGAGGTGAGAGGTTGAATGGGAAAAGGTTAGAACTCTCCACAGGATTGGATATCCGGGAATACATAATCGGGGACTTGGGATTTCCTTTACTGCCCTATCTCGTAATCCCCTATGAAGGGAAAGAACTCCCAGAGCCGAAAGCTCAGTTCAATAAGCGGCATTATGCTACACAGAAGGTAGCGCAAAGAGCATTGGTGAGGTTGAAGGATAGGTGGAGGATCATTCAAGGAGTGATGTGGAGACCTGACAAACATAGATTGCCAAGGATCATTCTTGTTTGCTGCTTGCTTCACAACATTGTTATAGATATGGAAGACGGGGTTCAGGACGATATGCCTCAGTCTCACAAACATGACTCAGAATACCGCCAACAGATTTGTGGAACTGTTGACATAAACGGCGTTCATCTGAGAGAAAAGCTTCTGTTTTCCGATGAGTGTTAG